Proteins co-encoded in one Candidatus Zymogenus saltonus genomic window:
- a CDS encoding formate dehydrogenase subunit gamma, translating into MAGKKVIVTTPTERVVHWVLAVSCLLLVATGLMMAFRSFEPLASIFGGYRAVIAIHGILGLFFTVSLIWAITIWKKDAGSLNSDDIVWLKAAGGYLWDAKIPEPYKYNAGQKLFFITVAVYGLVMVVTGFILWLGAGHLSSAFLRWVMVFHAFGVMVIGGFAMTHIYLGTIGTTGSVDAMLDGKVTEAWAKTHMTGWYKKKGKSKTV; encoded by the coding sequence ATGGCTGGAAAAAAAGTAATAGTTACAACACCCACAGAAAGGGTCGTTCACTGGGTGCTTGCCGTTTCATGTCTCCTGCTGGTTGCGACGGGGCTGATGATGGCCTTCAGGTCTTTCGAGCCCCTGGCATCTATCTTCGGCGGATACAGAGCGGTCATCGCCATCCACGGGATTTTAGGATTGTTTTTCACCGTCTCCCTCATCTGGGCGATAACCATCTGGAAGAAGGACGCCGGCTCGCTGAACAGCGACGACATCGTCTGGCTCAAGGCCGCCGGCGGGTACCTCTGGGACGCCAAGATCCCCGAGCCCTACAAGTACAACGCGGGTCAGAAACTCTTCTTCATCACCGTTGCGGTCTACGGCCTCGTAATGGTCGTTACGGGATTCATCCTCTGGCTGGGAGCGGGACACTTGAGCTCCGCCTTCCTGCGCTGGGTGATGGTTTTCCACGCCTTCGGTGTCATGGTTATTGGAGGCTTTGCCATGACTCATATCTACCTGGGAACCATCGGGACCACGGGATCGGTCGACGCCATGCTCGACGGCAAGGTGACGGAAGCATGGGCAAAGACCCACATGACGGGCTGGTATAAAAAGAAGGGAAAGAGCAAGACTGTTTAG
- a CDS encoding 4Fe-4S dicluster domain-containing protein: MRDEMAKLIDLSKCTGCRSCQVACKNWNSQPAVQTKNVGSYQNPQDLQHNTWTLIRFQEGVKENGDLEWIFRKDGCMHCTDASCVRVCPTGALSYGEMGAVRLNQDLCIGCKYCTIACPFNIPRYDRESEKTYKCTLCEDRITNNLVPACVKACPTGTLSWGTKEEMIKKGNERVKELVAMGYEDASLYGDKYVGGTHVMYVLTEKEGHYDRLVKSPSVPLSVKLWKNVAKPLGLFTMGAVIGAALLHYVIKGPKRPKGEEG; encoded by the coding sequence ATGCGAGACGAGATGGCAAAGCTCATTGACCTCTCGAAGTGCACGGGGTGCAGGAGCTGTCAGGTGGCCTGTAAAAACTGGAACTCCCAGCCCGCGGTCCAGACGAAAAACGTGGGAAGCTACCAGAACCCCCAGGACCTCCAGCACAACACGTGGACCCTTATCCGCTTTCAGGAAGGGGTAAAGGAAAACGGCGATTTAGAGTGGATTTTCAGAAAAGACGGCTGCATGCACTGCACCGACGCCTCCTGCGTAAGGGTCTGCCCCACGGGCGCCCTGAGTTACGGGGAGATGGGCGCCGTGAGGCTCAACCAGGACCTCTGCATAGGATGTAAATACTGCACCATCGCGTGTCCCTTCAACATCCCGAGGTACGACAGGGAATCCGAGAAGACCTATAAGTGTACCCTCTGCGAGGACAGGATAACGAACAACCTCGTTCCGGCCTGCGTAAAGGCCTGTCCCACCGGCACCCTTTCCTGGGGCACCAAAGAGGAGATGATCAAGAAGGGCAACGAGAGGGTGAAGGAGCTTGTGGCGATGGGATACGAAGACGCATCCCTTTACGGCGACAAGTACGTCGGGGGAACCCATGTCATGTACGTCCTTACGGAAAAGGAAGGGCACTACGACAGACTGGTCAAATCGCCGAGCGTGCCCCTCTCCGTCAAGCTGTGGAAGAACGTCGCCAAGCCCCTCGGACTCTTCACAATGGGCGCGGTAATCGGCGCGGCTCTGCTCCATTACGTAATCAAAGGCCCGAAGCGGCCCAAAGGAGAGGAGGGTTAG